A genomic segment from Dietzia psychralcaliphila encodes:
- a CDS encoding Crp/Fnr family transcriptional regulator, with amino-acid sequence MTIDRRTDQSADDVLTRAGIFQGVEPAAVSALRADLTREEYSKGDVIIREGEQGDSLYIVTSGKVKLSRKAPDGRENLLSILGPSDMFGELSIFDPGPRTSSAVCVTDVSVQSMDRSALKRWISERPEISDQLLRVLARRLRRTNNNLADLIFTDVPGRVAKALLQLAQRFGTQEGGNIRVTHDLTQEEIAQLVGASRETVNKALAEFAHRGWLRLEGKSVIISDTERLARRAR; translated from the coding sequence GTGACGATAGATCGCCGCACGGACCAGTCTGCCGACGACGTACTCACCCGGGCCGGCATCTTCCAGGGTGTCGAGCCCGCGGCCGTCTCGGCGCTGCGTGCTGACCTGACCCGCGAGGAGTACTCGAAGGGTGACGTGATCATCCGGGAGGGCGAGCAGGGCGACAGCCTGTACATCGTCACCTCCGGCAAGGTGAAGCTCTCCCGCAAGGCGCCCGACGGTCGCGAGAACCTGCTGTCGATCCTCGGCCCGTCGGACATGTTCGGTGAGCTGTCGATCTTCGACCCGGGTCCGCGGACCTCCTCGGCGGTCTGCGTCACCGACGTCTCCGTGCAGTCCATGGACCGCTCCGCGCTCAAGCGGTGGATCTCTGAGCGTCCCGAGATCTCCGATCAGCTGCTGCGCGTGTTGGCCCGCCGCCTGCGCCGCACCAACAACAACCTCGCGGACCTCATCTTCACCGACGTCCCCGGTCGCGTGGCCAAGGCGTTGCTGCAGCTGGCCCAGCGCTTCGGCACCCAGGAGGGCGGCAACATCCGCGTGACGCACGACCTCACGCAGGAGGAGATCGCCCAGCTGGTCGGCGCGTCCCGCGAGACGGTCAACAAGGCCCTGGCCGAGTTCGCACACCGCGGCTGGCTGCGCCTCGAGGGCAAGAGCGTCATCATCTCCGACACCGAGCGCCTGGCCCGCCGCGCCCGCTGA
- the nth gene encoding endonuclease III: protein MPDPAPASVKRRRRGVAARGVETDLGRTRRARRMLRTLEDAFPHVYCELDFTDPLELSVATILSAQCTDKRVNEVTPALFARYRTAADYAGADRDELEALIRPTGFYRNKARSIQGLGAALVEKYDGEVPGRLEDLVTLPGFGRKTANVVLGNAFGVPGLTVDTHFMRLVARWKWTEATDPVRIEREVARLLPRAGWTDASHRIIFHGRRVCHARTAACGACVLADDCPSAGEVGPLDPVAAARLVAGPEREHLLQLVGLGDQV, encoded by the coding sequence ATGCCCGACCCCGCTCCAGCTTCCGTGAAGCGCCGCAGACGAGGGGTGGCCGCGAGGGGGGTGGAAACCGACCTCGGGCGCACCCGCCGCGCCAGGCGCATGCTCCGCACCCTCGAGGACGCCTTTCCGCACGTCTACTGCGAACTCGACTTCACCGACCCGCTCGAGCTGAGCGTCGCGACGATCCTGTCCGCCCAGTGCACCGACAAGCGGGTCAACGAGGTCACGCCGGCGCTGTTCGCCCGGTACCGAACGGCGGCGGACTACGCGGGCGCGGACCGCGACGAGCTCGAGGCGCTGATCCGGCCGACCGGTTTCTACCGCAACAAGGCACGGAGCATCCAGGGCCTGGGCGCGGCTCTGGTGGAGAAGTACGACGGCGAGGTGCCGGGGCGGCTCGAGGACCTGGTCACCCTCCCCGGATTCGGACGGAAGACGGCCAACGTGGTGCTCGGGAACGCGTTCGGCGTGCCCGGTCTGACCGTGGACACCCACTTCATGCGACTGGTGGCGCGCTGGAAGTGGACCGAGGCCACCGACCCGGTCCGCATCGAGCGGGAGGTGGCGAGGCTGCTCCCGCGCGCGGGATGGACCGACGCCAGTCACCGGATCATCTTCCACGGCCGCCGGGTGTGTCACGCACGGACCGCGGCCTGTGGTGCGTGTGTCCTGGCCGACGACTGCCCGTCCGCGGGTGAGGTCGGCCCGCTCGATCCCGTCGCTGCCGCCCGCCTCGTGGCGGGACCGGAACGCGAACACCTGTTGCAGCTGGTCGGACTGGGGGATCAGGTGTGA
- a CDS encoding TlpA family protein disulfide reductase — protein MSASLRWSLVALVALIGVVVALVSTLGDDQESGGAASAPTAPPVGAPPLDEPQTVVDPDTRATAGLPECRDSAMAATTAGPVAGFMVRCMDDGSTTTLGKIQAGRPMVVNLWAYWCEPCRRELPAIRDAQATLGDQVRVVLSHTDPSETKGFDTLAALGIEELISVSDQDEELPSLLGAPPVLPLTVFVRADGTVAHVLIEPMDTEQDVLDAVSEHLGVTA, from the coding sequence GTGAGCGCCTCACTGAGATGGTCGTTGGTGGCGCTCGTGGCGCTGATCGGCGTCGTCGTCGCGCTGGTCTCCACACTGGGTGACGACCAGGAGTCCGGGGGAGCCGCGTCGGCACCGACCGCGCCCCCGGTGGGCGCACCTCCGCTCGACGAGCCGCAGACCGTCGTGGACCCCGACACCCGCGCGACGGCCGGGCTCCCGGAGTGCCGCGACAGCGCAATGGCGGCCACCACCGCGGGCCCCGTCGCCGGGTTCATGGTGCGGTGCATGGACGACGGCAGCACCACCACACTCGGCAAGATCCAGGCGGGCCGTCCGATGGTGGTCAACCTGTGGGCCTACTGGTGCGAGCCGTGCCGCAGGGAGCTCCCTGCCATCCGGGACGCGCAGGCCACGCTGGGCGACCAGGTCCGGGTGGTGCTGTCCCACACCGATCCCTCCGAGACCAAGGGGTTCGACACCCTGGCCGCGCTCGGGATCGAGGAACTGATCTCCGTCTCCGACCAGGACGAGGAGCTGCCGAGCCTGCTGGGGGCGCCGCCCGTCCTGCCGCTGACCGTGTTCGTCCGCGCCGACGGCACGGTGGCGCACGTGCTCATCGAGCCGATGGACACCGAGCAGGACGTGCTCGACGCCGTCTCCGAGCATCTGGGGGTCACCGCATGA